A single genomic interval of Flavihumibacter rivuli harbors:
- a CDS encoding GNAT family N-acetyltransferase — MTIREAIRTDIPRLMEIRLAVKENVLSNPALVPQSDYEEFLFSRGKGWVAEIDGNVAGFAIVDLLEHNVWALFVDPAFEGMGLGRLLHDQMMDWYFRQTDQVIWLGTEPGTRAAAFYARAGWKDLGLRKNGEVYFEMSRSDWEQRK; from the coding sequence ATGACCATCCGCGAAGCCATAAGGACCGATATCCCCCGACTCATGGAGATCCGTTTAGCCGTGAAGGAGAATGTCCTGTCCAATCCTGCCTTGGTACCCCAATCGGATTATGAGGAATTCCTTTTTAGCAGGGGCAAGGGATGGGTGGCCGAAATTGATGGTAATGTTGCGGGCTTTGCTATTGTGGACCTTCTTGAGCATAATGTTTGGGCGTTGTTCGTGGATCCTGCTTTTGAAGGGATGGGACTGGGACGGTTGCTCCATGACCAGATGATGGATTGGTATTTCCGGCAAACGGATCAGGTCATTTGGTTGGGAACTGAGCCCGGTACGCGCGCAGCTGCTTTTTATGCCAGGGCCGGATGGAAGGACCTTGGCCTGAGAAAGAACGGTGAGGTCTATTTTGAAATGTCCAGGTCTGATTGGGAGCAAAGGAAATAA
- a CDS encoding DinB family protein, which yields MPTSQMLQLWEEGRTRFSNLLSKLTEDDLKKKLVPSPNSAGFLLRHIADVELLFAKNVFGVKDVEVHAKTVIAQKDTGEWTELAALIDYQSTAFNALRAAILSQTASDWEEMVTTKEWGTKTKAEALGRIISHTTYHAGQLAMIIKYGES from the coding sequence ATGCCAACCAGCCAAATGTTGCAATTATGGGAAGAAGGCAGAACCAGGTTCTCCAATCTCCTGAGCAAGTTAACAGAAGATGACCTGAAAAAGAAGCTAGTACCTTCCCCTAATTCAGCGGGCTTCCTGCTTCGCCATATTGCCGATGTTGAATTGCTCTTTGCCAAAAATGTATTCGGGGTAAAGGATGTGGAAGTTCACGCCAAAACAGTGATCGCGCAAAAGGATACGGGTGAATGGACAGAACTTGCTGCACTCATAGACTATCAATCAACAGCATTTAATGCTTTAAGAGCGGCAATTCTTTCACAAACAGCTAGTGATTGGGAAGAAATGGTTACGACAAAGGAATGGGGAACAAAAACCAAGGCGGAAGCATTGGGTCGTATCATCTCGCATACTACTTATCATGCTGGGCAATTGGCGATGATCATTAAATATGGAGAAAGCTGA